CATGATGTTTCGTCTGTATGGAAACGGGGCGATTACCAATGGACCTTGTTAGCCCTCCACAGACCGTCATCCTGAGCCCGCCGTGGCGGGCGAAGGATCTCCCGTGATGCTTGCGACCAACAGGGGACAGGCTCTCAGGCTGTCCCCAATATCTCCTTATAGATTGCCTGCGCGTGCGATTGCACGGCCTGAAGGTGCGGCGCGAGAAACGCATCGCGGTCCTGCCCGTAGTTGAGTGCCGCAGTTCCGCCTGTTGTGAGGAAAGTCGCATCTGTCACACCGAGGAAGCCAAAGACCGACCGCAGATACGGCTCGACAAAGTTGAAAGAGGCCATCTGCGTCTGCGCATCATAGATCCCGCCGGTCGCGATGATGAACGTCGCCTTTTTGCCCGTGAGCAATCCTTTCGGCGTTCCATTCCCATAAGAAAAGGTCCTGCCCACGCGCGCGATCTGATCGATCCAGAGCTTCAGCACCGAGGGCACACCGAAGTTATGCATCGGCACTCCGATGACGTACTCATCGGCCTGCTCTAGTTCGGCGACCAACGTTTCCGAAAGCGCCAGCAGTTCCTTCTGTTGTGGAGTGCGCGCCTCTTCCGGCGTATAGGCCGCACCCACCCATTCGGCGGTGACAGGGGGGATCTGTGTTGCGTTAAGGTCGCGGTCGACGACCGTTCCATCCGGGTGCGAAGACTTCCATTGAGTAACGAACGCGCCGGTAAGCTGACGCGAGACGGATCGCCCATACAGCGGGCTGGAATTGATGTGAAGAAGCGTGGGCATGACGAGAAACCCTCCAATACGACAACTGATGTGTAATAGACATATGTCGATTCTATAAATCGACAAGTGTCGCTTAGACATCTAATGCCGTAGAAGGGGCTATACTTAGAGCGCAATGGCAGTTGCAACCCAACCCAACAACACAGCGGAAAACACGGACCCCCGCGTTA
This is a stretch of genomic DNA from Terriglobales bacterium. It encodes these proteins:
- a CDS encoding NAD(P)H-dependent oxidoreductase, which produces MPTLLHINSSPLYGRSVSRQLTGAFVTQWKSSHPDGTVVDRDLNATQIPPVTAEWVGAAYTPEEARTPQQKELLALSETLVAELEQADEYVIGVPMHNFGVPSVLKLWIDQIARVGRTFSYGNGTPKGLLTGKKATFIIATGGIYDAQTQMASFNFVEPYLRSVFGFLGVTDATFLTTGGTAALNYGQDRDAFLAPHLQAVQSHAQAIYKEILGTA